In a single window of the Arachis hypogaea cultivar Tifrunner chromosome 6, arahy.Tifrunner.gnm2.J5K5, whole genome shotgun sequence genome:
- the LOC140173777 gene encoding uncharacterized protein: MKKDLKVMAVRNQAPISATDNTITFLPEDCQHGTSAEDAPFVISARIGTGLVRRILVDIGTDSNILFRGAFDKLGLHNDNLQTHRHGVTGLRDNFLKPDGSITLPITIGTSSQKKTILSEFVVLKDSTAYNVILRRKTINDFSAVIFTKYLLMKFRTDDGSIGTIHGDREVAAECDNTSLALRKKSRDAAGIFLADLDARQDGQPRPEPEGDMEKLQIGPTKDEYTFINRNLPYDLKEELSQLLKQNRDLFAFTPADMPGINPDLMSHRLAVDPKAKPVAQRRRKMSPDRATEVKK, encoded by the coding sequence ATGAAGAAGGACCTCAAGGTAATGGCTGTAAGGAACCAAGCCCCAATCTCCGCGACCGACAATACGATAACGTTCTTACCAGAGGACTGCCAACACGGCACCTCAGCCGAGGACGCCCCCTTCGTCATCTCAGCTAGAATCGGAACAGGACTTGTACGAAGGATACTGGTAGACATCGGGACAGACTCAAACATCCTTTTTCGAGgagccttcgataaactcggactccacaacgacaacctccaaacacaccgcCACGGCGTCACGGGACTCAGAGACAACTTCCTCAAACCAGATGGGTCAATCACACTTCCCATCACCATAGGAACGAGCAGCCAGAAAAAGACAATCCTATCTGAATTCGtagtcctaaaagactccacagCCTATAACGTGATCCTCAGAAGGAAAACAATCAATGACTTCTCCGCAGTCATCTTTACCAAGTACCTCCTTATGAAATTCAGAACCGACGACGGCTCCATTGGCACAATCCACGGAGACCGAGAAGTCGCAGccgaatgcgacaacaccagcctagccCTAAGGAAGAAATCCCGAGATGCGGCTGGAATATTCCTAGCCGATCTGGATGCCCGACAAGACGGCCAACCCAGGCCAGAGCCAGAAGGGGATATGGAAAAACTACAAATAGGGCCAACCAAGGATGAATACACCTTCATTAATAGGAACCTCCCATATGACCTCAAAGAGGAGCTCTCTCAACTCCTGAAACAAAACAGAGACCTATTTGCATTcacaccagccgacatgccgggaataAACCCCGACCTAATGTCTCACCGTCTAGCCGTGGACCCCAAAGCTAAACCAGTAgcacaaaggagaagaaaaatgtcGCCAGACCGAGCCACCGAAGTCAAAAAATAA